The segment ATCCGCTCGCGGCCGACCACTGCGCCGCTGTCATCGAAGAAGACCCCGCGCCCGGGGACACTCCGCTGCTGGCCACGCTCAAGCCGCTCGGGCAGTTGCGCGAGTCGTTCATCCTGGCGGTGAACGGCGAGGGCTTGTGGATCGTGGACCAGCACGTGGCGCACGAGCGCGTGCTGTTCGAGCGCATCCTGAAGCAGCAGGCGGCGGAGCGCGTGGAGGGCCAGCGGCTGCTGATGCCGATGGTGCTGGAGCTCACGCCGGCGCAGCACGCGGTGTTCAGCGAGATCGCCGACGAGCTGCGGCGCAACGGCTTCGACGCGGAGCCGTTCGGCGCGCGCACCGTCGCGGTGAAAACGGCGCCCGCGGGCGTCGACGCCTCCGACGTCGACCGCCTGCTGCACGAGCTGCTCGACCAGTTCCAGCGCGAGGAGCAGAGCTACAGCCTGGACCAGGTGCGCGGCAAGATCGCGGCCTCGGTCGCCTGCCACGCCGCCATCAAGGTCAACATGCCGCTCACGCAGGACAAGATGGAGTGGCTGCTGCGCGAGCTCTCCCAGACCGACGCGCCCATGACCTGCCCGCACGGCCGCCCGGTCGTGCTGCGCTACTCGCTGAAGGACATTCAGCGGGCATTCAAGCGCATCTGAGGATTGTTCCCTGGTTGACTGGTTCACTGGTTCATTTGAAACCAATGAGCCAGTGAACCGGTGAGCCAGTGAACGATCGGGTGTTATCCTCATCGTTTGGTCATGACGGACGCAGAGCTCCAGCAGCAGCGCAAGGCGAAGTGGCGTCTCGACGGGCGGGCCCTCCGCACCATCGAGGAGGCGCGCGCGTTCGTCGAAGAAGTGGGGATGCTGCTGGTCTATCCCCTGCGCCCGGCGCTGCCGCTGCCCACCTGGATCGGCGCGTACACCGGCTCCGACGAGCGGCTGCCCGACGCGCGGCACGCGTTCAACGACCCGCGCGCGCGCGCGGCGGAAGAGCTGATGGTGCGGCTGCTGCGCGAGAAGGCCGCGTTCGAGTCGAACGTGCTGGGCGAGAGCAACCTGCTGGTCTCGGCGTCGCTGTTCCCCTACTACTACGCGCTGCTGAAGGCGCAGGAGACGAAGGGGACGTCGAAGGGCGAGAAGCTCTCGCCGCTGGCGAACGACGTCTTCCAGGTGATCCAGCAGAAAGGCCCGGTCGGCAAGCAGCAGCTGCGCGCGCTGCTGAAGGGCGACCTGTCGCTCGCCGCGCTCGACCGCGCGCTCGCCGAGCTGTGGTCGCGGCTGCGCATCACGCGCGTCGGATACAGCGAGCACGAGGGCGCGCTCTGGGACACGTTCGCGCGCTGGGCGCCGCAGGCCGTGAAAGAAGGCGCGGCGCTGTCGACCGCGGAAGGATTGTCGGCGATGCTCTCGAAGTATCTCGACGCGGCCATCGCGGCGGAGCAGTCCGAGATCGAAGACGTGCTCTCGCACCTGGCGCCGCGCTCGCGCATCAAGGAGGCGGTCAACGCGCTGCTGGCGGCGCGCGAGCTGAGCTTCCTGCGCGCCGGCGCGCGCACGCTCATCCAGATCACGCCGGCGCCCGCCGAGCGCCATCCCGCGCGCACCCCGGCGCCGCCGCGCGCCAAGCGAGCGTGAGCATGCCGCGCCCCAAGGGTCTGGTGATCGCCATCGACGGCCCCGCGGGCGCGGGGAAGAGCACCATCGCCGCGCGCCTGGCGCGCAAGCTCGGCTACGTCAATCTGGAAAGCGGCGCGATGTATCGCGCGCTGGCGCTCAAGGCGGTCGAGGGCGACGTGGGGTTCGACGACGAGAACGCGCTGGCGGAGCTGGCGGAGAAGTCGCACATCGTGCTCGAGCCCACCCTGGGCGGCAACCGCGTGCTGCTCGACGGCCAGGACGTGAGCCTGCGCATCCGCGAGCAGGACGTGACCGAGGCCGCTTCCAAGGTCAGCGTGCATCCCAAGGTCCGGCAATGGATGGTCGCGCACCAGCGCGCGCTGGGCGAACCGGGCGGCGTCATCATGGAGGGCCGCGACATCGGGACCAAGGTCTTCCCGGACGCCGACCTGAAGATCTTCCTCGACGCCGACGCCGCGGTGCGGGGCGAGCGGCGCTACCGGCAGGCGCCCGCCGGCGCGGAGACGCGTCCGGAAAGCGTGCTGGCGGAACTGCGGGAGCGCGACCGGCGCGACCGCGAGCGCGCGGCCTCGCCGCTGGTCGCCGCCGCCGACGCCGTCGTCATCGATTCCACCGGCCTTTCCATCGACGACGTGCTCGCCCGCATCGAGGGGCTGATCGCGGAGAGGCAAGCCCGGACGGCACATTCCTGA is part of the Terriglobales bacterium genome and harbors:
- the cmk gene encoding (d)CMP kinase, producing the protein MPRPKGLVIAIDGPAGAGKSTIAARLARKLGYVNLESGAMYRALALKAVEGDVGFDDENALAELAEKSHIVLEPTLGGNRVLLDGQDVSLRIREQDVTEAASKVSVHPKVRQWMVAHQRALGEPGGVIMEGRDIGTKVFPDADLKIFLDADAAVRGERRYRQAPAGAETRPESVLAELRERDRRDRERAASPLVAAADAVVIDSTGLSIDDVLARIEGLIAERQARTAHS